GGAGCCTCTCCGGGAGACGGGGCCTTCGCCGCGAGCAATTCCGCACTAACATCGAGCGGGCCATTTCTGTTTTTCGGCACGGGATCGAGCGCCGGTACCACAACACTCCCGCACGTTTACTCCACTCGAGCCAAATGCGTTCCACCGCCAGATAAACCCAAGGCACCCCCTCTCACCTGCACCATTGAATGGACACGAGCCGAGGTCCCCATGGCTGCCGCAGGTGCTACCTCTGGCCTCTTCTCTCTCGCGGCCCGCATGAGCCCCACCAAAAGCGGTGTCTCCAAAATCACGCTCGTCGCGGTCGGAGGAACATACGATAAGCCTGAGCAAGCCTCAGACACTGCTGCCACATCCGAAGACGGTGGCAACACCTGGACTGCATGCAAAGCCCCGCCCCACGGTTATCGCTCCTCCGTAGCCTACGACCCCACCCAGAAACTCTGGATCACCGTAGGTCCGAACGGCACTGACATCTCCACCGACGACGGCAAAAATTGGCGTCCGCTTACACCCTCATCCACTGACCCAGCCGATGCCGACAAGAACTGGAACGCGCTCTCGCTTCCCTTCGTGGTTGGTCCGCATGGACGTATTGGTCGCCTGCGCACTATCGATCAAAAGGCAGCGGCTGCAAAGAAACCGTAGTCCCCCCGCAACTACGATTTCCGGCGCAACACCGAAGCCGCAAAGTATTACTGTGGCTGCTGTGGTGGAGTCGGCGTGGTTGTGCCGCTTCCTTGTGTGCCGGACGTCGGAGACGATCCGAATCCCGAACTCGGCGACGAGCCAAATCCGGAGCTGGGTGAGGATCCAAATCCAGAGCTTGGCGAAGATCCGA
The Edaphobacter lichenicola genome window above contains:
- a CDS encoding YCF48-related protein; protein product: MATTQAASFACAQWDIEESHTTASLRGIHNVGGGVAWASGTNGTVLRTEDGGYLWQTCTIPPGAEKLDFRGVQAFDENTAIVMSSGPGDQSRLYKTTDGCQSWKLVFTNPDAGGFWDTLRITDARTAYLLGDPVDGKFAMFFTDDGGDNWFIASDPGRGASPGDGAFAASNSALTSSGPFLFFGTGSSAGTTTLPHVYSTRAKCVPPPDKPKAPPLTCTIEWTRAEVPMAAAGATSGLFSLAARMSPTKSGVSKITLVAVGGTYDKPEQASDTAATSEDGGNTWTACKAPPHGYRSSVAYDPTQKLWITVGPNGTDISTDDGKNWRPLTPSSTDPADADKNWNALSLPFVVGPHGRIGRLRTIDQKAAAAKKP